The Arabidopsis thaliana chromosome 5, partial sequence genomic interval GGCTAGGTTTTGGGAACTTCCTCTTACTCGTCTTGAGCTAGCCAACAACAATCAATTACAAGGTTCGATTCCTCCTTCGATTTCCAAAGCTCGTCATCTATCTCAGCTTGAAATCTCCGCTAACAACTTCTCCGGTGTGATTCCCGTCAAACTTTGTGATCTCCGTGATCTCAGAGTCATCGATCTTAGCCGCAACAGTTTCTTAGGATCAATTCCGTCTTGCATCAACAAATTGAAGAATCTAGAGAGAGTAGAGATGCAGGAGAACATGCTCGACGGCGAGATTCCGAGTTCAGTGAGTTCGTGCACCGAGTTAACCGAATTAAATCTCTCCAACAACCGTTTACGAGGCGGGATACCACCGGAACTCGGTGATTTACCGGTTTTAAACTACCTGGATCTCTCTAACAACCAACTCACCGGTGAGATTCCGGCGGAGCTGTTGAGGCTCAAGCTTAATCAATTCAACGTCTCCGATAACAAACTCTATGGTAAGATTCCTTCTGGATTTCAGCAAGATATTTTTCGACCCAGTTTCTTAGGTAACCCGAATCTCTGTGCCCCAAATTTGGATCCGATTAGACCTTGCCGATCCAAACGGGAAACCCGGTACATTCTCCCAATCTCAATCCTCTGCATCGTTGCACTAACCGGAGCTTTGGTTTGGCTattcatcaaaaccaaaccgtTATTCAAGAGAAAACCGAAACGGACCAACAAAATAACCATCTTCCAGCGGGTCGGGTTCACGGAGGAAGACATATACCCGCAATTAACAGAAGATAACATAATTGGGTCGGGCGGGTCGGGTTTGGTTTATAGAGTGAAACTCAAATCAGGTCAAACGCTTGCGGTGAAGAAACTCTGGGGAGAAACGGGTCAAAAAACGGAATCTGAATCTGTTTTTCGATCCGAAGTAGAGACGTTGGGTCGGGTCAGACATGGAAACATCGTGAAACTTCTTATGTGCTGCAACGGCGAGGAGTTTCGGTTCTTAGTGTACGAGTTCATGGAAAACGGCAGCTTAGGTGACGTTTTGCATTCGGAGAAAGAACATCGTGCCGTTTCTCCACTTGATTGGACGACACGATTTTCGATCGCGGTTGGTGCTGCTCAAGGACTTTCTTATCTACATCATGACTCTGTTCCGCCTATTGTTCACCGTGACGTCAAAAGCAATAATATATTGTTGGACCATGAGATGAAGCCACGTGTCGCCGATTTCGGTTTAGCTAAACCGttgaagagagaagacaaTGATGGTGTCTCCGATGTTTCAATGTCTTGTGTTGCTGGATCCTACGGCTACATTGCTCCGGGTTCGAATTCTTAGCTCTACAATATCAAATCGTTAAAACCCTATACGCAAGCGTTTTAGTAACATTACTGTTCTTCTGTGGATGCAGAATATGGTTATACGTCAAAAGTGAATGAGAAGAGCGATGTCTATAGCTTCGGGGTGGTTTTACTCGAACTGATTACGGGAAAAAGACCGAACGATTCGTCTTTTGGGGAGAATAAGGACATTGTTAAGTTTGCAATGGAAGCAGCTTTGTGTTACCCTTCTCCATCAGCAGAAGACGGAGCCATGAATCAAGATTCACTTGGAAACTATCGAGATCTTAGCAAGCTTGTTGATCCAAAGATGAAACTTTCGACGAGAGAGTatgaagagatagagaaagttCTTGACGTTGCATTGCTCTGTACGTCGTCTTTTCCTATCAACAGGCCGACCATGAGGAAAGTAGTAGAGTTgcttaaagagaagaaatcacTAGAGTGATATTAATCCTAggcttttaattattaggCTTCTATAATGTACAAAATCCGACTAGGATTGTTACTCATTATTATAGCCATAGGTTGGACTTTGCTTTAAAGTTTGggtttttagaaattaaactACTTAAagtttgaaccaaaaaaaaacaaaggaaaactacctgaaaacttttgttttcttgcttcACAAGACTCTACAGACttcaaatttcatatataaaaggaTAATTCAAATGGTTCCGGATGAAAATTTccttttgttgatgttttcaGTATAGTTATAGTCTCTTACTTAGTAAGTTAggtttatggtttttatttaattatcaaattcgTCAC includes:
- the HSL2 gene encoding HAESA-like 2 (HAESA-like 2 (HSL2); FUNCTIONS IN: protein serine/threonine kinase activity, kinase activity, ATP binding; INVOLVED IN: transmembrane receptor protein tyrosine kinase signaling pathway, protein amino acid phosphorylation; LOCATED IN: endomembrane system; EXPRESSED IN: 22 plant structures; EXPRESSED DURING: 13 growth stages; CONTAINS InterPro DOMAIN/s: Protein kinase, ATP binding site (InterPro:IPR017441), Protein kinase, catalytic domain (InterPro:IPR000719), Leucine-rich repeat-containing N-terminal domain, type 2 (InterPro:IPR013210), Leucine-rich repeat (InterPro:IPR001611), Serine/threonine-protein kinase-like domain (InterPro:IPR017442), Protein kinase-like domain (InterPro:IPR011009), Serine/threonine-protein kinase, active site (InterPro:IPR008271); BEST Arabidopsis thaliana protein match is: HAESA-like 1 (TAIR:AT1G28440.1); Has 209953 Blast hits to 136246 proteins in 4591 species: Archae - 161; Bacteria - 21175; Metazoa - 62961; Fungi - 10773; Plants - 89081; Viruses - 373; Other Eukaryotes - 25429 (source: NCBI BLink).); the protein is MLTNTNLFFFLSLLLLSCFLQVSSNGDAEILSRVKKTRLFDPDGNLQDWVITGDNRSPCNWTGITCHIRKGSSLAVTTIDLSGYNISGGFPYGFCRIRTLINITLSQNNLNGTIDSAPLSLCSKLQNLILNQNNFSGKLPEFSPEFRKLRVLELESNLFTGEIPQSYGRLTALQVLNLNGNPLSGIVPAFLGYLTELTRLDLAYISFDPSPIPSTLGNLSNLTDLRLTHSNLVGEIPDSIMNLVLLENLDLAMNSLTGEIPESIGRLESVYQIELYDNRLSGKLPESIGNLTELRNFDVSQNNLTGELPEKIAALQLISFNLNDNFFTGGLPDVVALNPNLVEFKIFNNSFTGTLPRNLGKFSEISEFDVSTNRFSGELPPYLCYRRKLQKIITFSNQLSGEIPESYGDCHSLNYIRMADNKLSGEVPARFWELPLTRLELANNNQLQGSIPPSISKARHLSQLEISANNFSGVIPVKLCDLRDLRVIDLSRNSFLGSIPSCINKLKNLERVEMQENMLDGEIPSSVSSCTELTELNLSNNRLRGGIPPELGDLPVLNYLDLSNNQLTGEIPAELLRLKLNQFNVSDNKLYGKIPSGFQQDIFRPSFLGNPNLCAPNLDPIRPCRSKRETRYILPISILCIVALTGALVWLFIKTKPLFKRKPKRTNKITIFQRVGFTEEDIYPQLTEDNIIGSGGSGLVYRVKLKSGQTLAVKKLWGETGQKTESESVFRSEVETLGRVRHGNIVKLLMCCNGEEFRFLVYEFMENGSLGDVLHSEKEHRAVSPLDWTTRFSIAVGAAQGLSYLHHDSVPPIVHRDVKSNNILLDHEMKPRVADFGLAKPLKREDNDGVSDVSMSCVAGSYGYIAPEYGYTSKVNEKSDVYSFGVVLLELITGKRPNDSSFGENKDIVKFAMEAALCYPSPSAEDGAMNQDSLGNYRDLSKLVDPKMKLSTREYEEIEKVLDVALLCTSSFPINRPTMRKVVELLKEKKSLE